The Pseudomonadota bacterium sequence TTTTCTGCCCGGTATGGCTGTACAGCAATTCCATGGTCCGGGCCGAGAAGATGCCGCAGACAACCAGCGGCAGGCAGTGGCCGAGGCTGAAGAGCAACAGCATCGATATCCCGATAATGATTTCATTCTGCAGGGTAATGATGCCCAGTATCGGCGCAATAAAACCGAAGGTGCAGACTCCGGCCAGAGTCCCGTAGGCAAGGCCGAGGATCAATGCGCCCATAGCGCCTTGAATCTGAAAACGGGCGAGGATATTGCCGGTTGACGAACATTGCGGCGCTTTGAAGAGCGTCCAGGCCACCCAGAGCAGCAGAATGCCCACCGCCGGCTGCCACCAGGGGCCGATATCGCCAAGCATCCGTCCTGCGGCAGCGCAGAGGAGGCCGACCGCCATGATGGTCATAAAGATGCCGAGGGCGAAAAGAATGGCAAAACGGGCCGCCTGTCGGGGGGGTGGGAGCGTCTTCTGCCCGGCAACGTAAGCGATCAGCAGAGGGATGGAGGCCATGTGACA is a genomic window containing:
- a CDS encoding cytochrome C biosynthesis protein translates to MNDILIGITSRLQAGPEYALPAAFLWGMVSVLLSPCHMASIPLLIAYVAGQKTLPPPRQAARFAILFALGIFMTIMAVGLLCAAAGRMLGDIGPWWQPAVGILLLWVAWTLFKAPQCSSTGNILARFQIQGAMGALILGLAYGTLAGVCTFGFIAPILGIITLQNEIIIGISMLLLFSLGHCLPLVVCGIFSARTMELLYSHTGQKTVAIMRKLAAGVIAGLGLYFILLPFWK